The following coding sequences are from one Wenzhouxiangella sp. AB-CW3 window:
- a CDS encoding glutathione peroxidase, with protein MNLFNHHFLALDGNRIYLDRHRNMPFLIVNIATESRFTPQLSRLQSLYALNRDAGLRVLTIPCTDFDEEPRNEDEIAEFLRENYPHNFFVTQRYAVTGRDMHPLFRDMVQERSAAVLPRESFTKYLFDRRGDLVEHWSPTVLPDDPGLVNTIQQHLTSRRL; from the coding sequence GTGAACCTGTTCAATCATCATTTCCTGGCCCTGGACGGGAACCGGATTTACCTCGACCGGCATCGCAACATGCCGTTTCTGATCGTCAATATTGCTACCGAAAGCCGCTTCACACCACAACTGAGCCGGCTACAGAGCCTGTATGCGCTCAACCGGGATGCCGGGCTGCGAGTGCTGACCATCCCCTGCACCGATTTCGACGAAGAACCGCGCAATGAAGACGAAATCGCCGAGTTTCTGCGGGAGAACTATCCCCACAACTTCTTCGTCACCCAGCGCTATGCCGTGACCGGACGCGACATGCACCCGCTGTTCAGGGATATGGTCCAGGAACGCAGCGCGGCCGTTCTGCCGCGCGAGAGTTTCACCAAGTATCTGTTTGACCGGCGCGGCGACCTGGTGGAGCACTGGTCACCCACGGTGCTGCCCGACGACCCCGGACTGGTCAACACCATTCAGCAACATCTGACCTCACGACGTCTCTGA
- the folD gene encoding bifunctional methylenetetrahydrofolate dehydrogenase/methenyltetrahydrofolate cyclohydrolase FolD: protein MDSPARILDGRQVSGRLIENVAAAVAAHVDRGKRAPGLAVVLVGDDPASEVYVAHKIKACERAGIVSATHRLAHGTGRGELLALIDMLNEDDSVDGILVQLPLPAHLDEREVTRRIRPDKDVDGFHPVNMGRLAVRDPGLRPCTPRGVMTLLAAHGIDTKGMDALVVGASNIVGRPLALELLLAGATVTVAHRFTRDLQRQVGNAEILFVAVGKPDLIDPQWIREGTIVVDIGITRDDNGRIRGDLDYDAAALRAAWITPVPGGVGPMTVATLLQNTAEAAGLVVRAP, encoded by the coding sequence ATGGACAGTCCTGCCAGAATACTCGACGGTCGCCAGGTGTCCGGCCGCCTGATCGAGAATGTGGCCGCCGCCGTGGCGGCTCATGTCGACCGGGGCAAGCGTGCCCCCGGCCTTGCCGTGGTGTTGGTCGGCGACGATCCGGCCTCCGAAGTCTACGTTGCCCACAAGATCAAGGCCTGCGAGCGCGCCGGCATCGTCTCGGCCACGCATCGCCTGGCCCATGGCACGGGGCGTGGCGAACTTCTGGCCCTGATCGACATGCTCAACGAGGACGATTCGGTGGACGGCATTCTGGTGCAGTTGCCGCTGCCGGCGCACCTGGACGAGCGCGAGGTCACCCGGCGTATCCGCCCGGACAAGGATGTTGACGGTTTTCATCCGGTCAACATGGGGCGTCTGGCCGTGCGCGATCCGGGCCTGCGCCCGTGTACACCACGTGGCGTAATGACGCTGCTGGCGGCTCACGGTATCGATACCAAGGGCATGGACGCCCTGGTCGTGGGTGCATCCAATATCGTCGGTCGGCCACTGGCGCTGGAGTTGCTGCTGGCCGGTGCGACCGTCACGGTCGCTCATCGCTTTACCCGGGATCTCCAGCGGCAGGTCGGCAATGCCGAAATCCTGTTTGTGGCCGTGGGCAAACCGGACCTGATCGATCCGCAATGGATTCGCGAGGGCACCATTGTGGTCGATATCGGCATCACCCGCGATGACAATGGTCGCATACGGGGTGATCTCGACTACGATGCGGCAGCCCTGCGGGCAGCATGGATCACACCCGTACCGGGTGGCGTCGGGCCCATGACGGTGGCCACCCTGCTGCAGAACACCGCCGAGGCGGCCGGCCTGGTAGTACGCGCGCCCTGA
- a CDS encoding DUF2937 family protein, whose protein sequence is MSWLTRKFDNLGSACCGAGGGMGLSQAPAFTQAYLQRLGGHLDEARRAVSMIERGDWLSQLGLPDREAALAEFSGRVVELEQAYRAISEANPLLQPVIMLQHADQDVARRAWEHFTPAIPVDAPSLVYTGVGIIVALLIYELIKTPALLFRRKTTAPS, encoded by the coding sequence ATGAGCTGGTTGACTCGCAAGTTCGACAATCTGGGCAGTGCATGCTGTGGCGCCGGTGGTGGCATGGGGCTCAGCCAGGCACCCGCCTTCACCCAGGCCTACCTGCAGCGGTTGGGCGGACATCTGGACGAGGCCCGGCGGGCAGTGAGCATGATCGAGCGTGGCGACTGGCTCAGTCAGCTCGGACTGCCCGACCGCGAAGCGGCACTGGCAGAGTTTTCAGGCCGTGTCGTCGAGCTCGAGCAGGCCTACCGTGCGATTTCCGAAGCCAATCCGCTGCTGCAGCCGGTGATCATGCTTCAGCATGCCGATCAGGATGTCGCCCGACGCGCCTGGGAGCACTTCACCCCGGCCATTCCGGTCGATGCCCCATCACTTGTCTACACCGGTGTCGGTATCATTGTCGCGCTACTGATCTACGAACTGATCAAGACGCCCGCGCTGCTGTTTCGCAGGAAAACAACGGCGCCGTCCTGA
- a CDS encoding CPBP family intramembrane glutamic endopeptidase: MRHPLRAALIFQGGLVVLAVALCLLFGLTPWASMEWSLPALALAVTLTVPLLLPLLFMRHLNWAWAREIHAVVNQLIKLLFRRAPRGSVVLVAALAGIGEELLFRGFIQDGLDLLLGPIPALLIAAVLFGLVHAVTRAYFIIATLMGAYLGWIYLATGNLLVPILIHALYDWIAIRYYLFKLTTEPAYDAE; this comes from the coding sequence ATGCGTCATCCCCTCAGGGCCGCCCTGATCTTTCAGGGCGGCCTGGTTGTGCTGGCCGTGGCATTGTGCCTGCTGTTCGGGTTGACGCCCTGGGCATCAATGGAATGGAGCCTGCCGGCCCTTGCGCTGGCCGTGACACTTACCGTACCGCTGCTGCTGCCCCTGCTGTTCATGCGTCATCTGAATTGGGCCTGGGCGCGCGAAATCCACGCCGTTGTCAATCAGCTCATCAAGCTGTTGTTCCGGCGGGCACCACGAGGCAGTGTCGTACTGGTTGCCGCCCTGGCCGGCATCGGCGAAGAGTTGCTGTTCCGGGGATTCATCCAGGACGGCCTCGATCTTCTCCTCGGACCGATTCCCGCTTTACTGATTGCAGCCGTGCTCTTCGGACTGGTTCACGCAGTCACCCGCGCCTATTTCATCATCGCCACCTTGATGGGGGCGTACCTGGGCTGGATCTATCTGGCAACCGGCAACCTGCTTGTTCCGATTCTCATCCACGCCCTGTATGACTGGATTGCCATCCGCTACTACCTCTTTAAGCTGACGACGGAGCCGGCGTACGACGCCGAATGA
- a CDS encoding acetyl-CoA C-acetyltransferase, whose protein sequence is MTDSSLRRIAIIGGSRIPFCRSNTLYAEQSNLDMLSAAIQGVVDRFGLEGKRVDQVVAGAVTTHSKDWNLAREAVMSTSLSPLTPGITLQQACGTSLQAALMAGGQIAAGQIDCAIVGGTDTTSDAPIVFQRRFAQRLVKLSKARSLGERLKVFKGFRPGELTPQPPRNAEPRTGLSMGQHCERMAREWQVTRKEQDELTLDSHQKAARAWDSGFFDPLVQSHAGAMRDNIVRPDTSLNKLSGLKPVFDRSKQGTLTAGNSSTLTDGAAAVLLASEEWARENDLPVTAWLTLGRTASVDFVNGDEGLLMAPTVAVAEMLQQAGLKLQDFDFYEIHEAFAAQVLCTLKAWESERYCRQRLGLDKPLGSIDTSRMNVHGGSVAIGHPFAATGARILSTLAHTLEQAGSGRGLISICTAGGMGVAAMLERGDKAPTGKKTTRKKGTRKKAAKTGKKKAGKKRAASKSASAGSEDNASTAGKAADSDQS, encoded by the coding sequence ATGACCGACAGCAGCCTGCGCAGGATCGCCATCATCGGCGGCAGCCGGATTCCCTTCTGCCGCTCGAACACCCTGTATGCCGAGCAGTCCAACCTGGACATGCTCAGTGCCGCCATACAAGGCGTTGTTGATCGCTTCGGACTGGAAGGAAAGCGAGTCGACCAGGTCGTCGCCGGCGCCGTGACCACCCACTCCAAGGACTGGAACCTGGCGCGCGAAGCGGTGATGTCGACCTCGCTTTCGCCGCTGACCCCGGGCATTACCCTGCAGCAGGCCTGCGGGACCAGTCTGCAGGCCGCCCTGATGGCAGGCGGACAGATTGCCGCCGGGCAGATCGACTGCGCCATCGTCGGGGGCACCGATACCACCTCGGACGCTCCCATCGTCTTTCAGCGCCGCTTTGCCCAACGACTGGTCAAGCTGTCGAAGGCACGCAGCCTGGGAGAACGCCTCAAGGTGTTCAAGGGCTTCCGGCCCGGCGAACTGACGCCCCAGCCGCCACGCAATGCCGAACCTCGCACCGGACTGTCCATGGGCCAGCACTGCGAACGCATGGCCCGCGAGTGGCAGGTGACCCGCAAGGAGCAGGATGAACTCACTCTCGACAGCCACCAGAAGGCAGCAAGAGCCTGGGATTCCGGATTCTTCGACCCCCTGGTGCAGTCGCATGCCGGCGCCATGCGCGACAACATCGTGCGCCCGGACACCTCGCTTAACAAGCTGTCCGGACTCAAGCCGGTTTTCGACCGTTCCAAGCAAGGCACGCTGACCGCCGGCAACTCCAGCACCCTGACCGACGGCGCAGCCGCCGTGCTGCTGGCCTCTGAAGAATGGGCCAGGGAAAACGATCTTCCGGTCACGGCCTGGCTGACCCTGGGACGGACCGCCTCGGTGGACTTTGTCAACGGCGATGAAGGCCTGCTGATGGCGCCCACGGTCGCCGTGGCCGAAATGCTTCAACAGGCCGGACTGAAACTGCAGGACTTCGACTTCTACGAAATCCACGAAGCGTTTGCAGCCCAGGTCCTGTGCACGCTGAAAGCCTGGGAATCCGAACGCTACTGTCGCCAACGGCTGGGCCTGGACAAGCCCCTGGGCAGTATCGACACCAGCCGGATGAACGTCCACGGCGGCTCAGTGGCCATTGGTCACCCGTTCGCCGCGACCGGCGCGCGCATTCTCTCCACCCTGGCTCATACCCTGGAACAGGCGGGCTCGGGGCGTGGACTGATTTCCATTTGCACGGCCGGCGGCATGGGCGTGGCCGCCATGCTGGAGCGTGGAGACAAGGCCCCGACCGGCAAGAAGACCACGCGCAAGAAGGGGACCCGGAAGAAAGCCGCCAAGACCGGAAAGAAGAAGGCCGGAAAGAAGCGCGCCGCCAGCAAGTCGGCATCGGCCGGCTCCGAGGACAACGCGAGCACTGCCGGGAAAGCCGCTGACTCGGACCAGAGCTGA
- a CDS encoding 3-hydroxyacyl-CoA dehydrogenase NAD-binding domain-containing protein — MSAKVSEGNTCKHWRLETDIDGVAWLYLDRSDEKVNSLGTEVLSELDQLVVRLESDRPTGLVLMSGKPKSFIVGADVREFDATENVSELEDNVRRVHELFKRIEDLPFPTVVAFEGYCLGGGLELSLCFDWRIALDADHTRVGFPEVNLGIYPGFGGSGRSIRAMGGLKAMQIMLTGRMLRPRAARAMGLIDQTVSPHGSLRWAARAAVLKKKRSARPGLLARATTWTPVRRFLAGQMRKQTAAKARKEHYPAPYELIDAFEAAGHSASEMIRIEGKKVPRLLAGDTSRNLRRVFRLMETLKAQGKRSDFRARRVHVIGAGVMGGDIAAWCASRGLEVTLQDRELKYIEPAIKRAGKLFKRKLKTPTAVAAARSRLLADVEGQGLARADVVIEAIFEDRDAKRDLFAEVNRKAPKHALLATNTSAIPLSELSDVLDDPARLIGLHFFNPVAKMPLVEIVHDPGTSQERVNDGSSFATQIGKYALPVASTPGFLVNRVLAPYMRNAMKMHREGVPKEALDKAAEQFGMPMGPVELADTVGLDVGLGVIKTLMGESAGEDQKVLEEMVEAGKLGKKSGEGFYQWKKGKPERDSAAAQGHDLDKLAEQLMQPYFDECRACLDDQVVESAELLDAGMIFGTGFAPFRGGPMHYLESRAAGSSEQSNKEPS, encoded by the coding sequence ATGTCCGCCAAAGTCTCCGAGGGCAATACCTGCAAGCACTGGCGCCTGGAAACCGATATCGATGGCGTCGCCTGGCTTTACCTGGATCGCAGCGACGAGAAGGTCAACAGCCTCGGAACCGAGGTTCTGAGCGAACTCGATCAGCTCGTCGTCCGGCTGGAATCAGATCGCCCTACGGGGCTGGTGCTGATGTCGGGCAAGCCGAAATCGTTCATCGTCGGCGCCGATGTGCGCGAGTTTGACGCCACGGAAAATGTCTCGGAGCTCGAAGACAACGTTCGCCGTGTCCACGAACTGTTCAAGCGCATCGAAGACCTGCCCTTCCCGACCGTGGTGGCTTTCGAAGGCTACTGCCTCGGCGGTGGCCTGGAACTGTCCCTGTGCTTTGACTGGCGCATCGCGCTGGACGCCGACCACACCCGCGTCGGTTTCCCGGAAGTCAATCTGGGCATCTACCCCGGCTTTGGCGGTTCCGGGCGCAGCATTCGCGCCATGGGTGGACTCAAGGCGATGCAGATCATGCTCACCGGCCGCATGCTCCGGCCCCGCGCCGCCCGCGCCATGGGTCTGATCGACCAGACCGTCAGCCCCCACGGTTCCCTGCGCTGGGCCGCGCGCGCCGCAGTGCTGAAGAAAAAGCGTTCTGCCCGGCCGGGACTGCTGGCACGCGCCACGACCTGGACTCCAGTGCGTCGTTTCCTGGCCGGCCAGATGCGCAAGCAGACCGCAGCCAAGGCACGCAAGGAGCACTACCCGGCGCCCTATGAACTGATCGATGCCTTCGAGGCTGCCGGCCATTCAGCATCGGAGATGATCCGCATCGAGGGCAAAAAGGTACCCCGGTTACTGGCCGGAGACACCTCGCGCAACCTGCGGCGCGTGTTTCGCCTGATGGAAACGCTCAAGGCCCAGGGCAAGCGCTCGGATTTCCGTGCCCGACGCGTCCATGTCATCGGTGCCGGGGTGATGGGCGGGGATATCGCCGCCTGGTGCGCCTCGCGTGGCCTGGAAGTGACCCTGCAGGATCGCGAGTTGAAGTACATCGAGCCGGCCATCAAGCGCGCCGGCAAGCTGTTCAAACGCAAGCTTAAGACACCCACCGCCGTGGCCGCGGCCCGCAGCCGCCTGCTGGCCGATGTCGAGGGCCAGGGTCTGGCACGAGCCGATGTCGTGATCGAGGCTATTTTCGAAGACCGGGACGCCAAGCGCGATCTGTTTGCCGAGGTCAATCGAAAGGCACCCAAGCATGCACTGCTGGCAACCAACACCTCGGCCATACCCTTGAGCGAGTTGTCCGATGTGCTCGACGACCCGGCGCGCCTGATCGGCCTGCACTTTTTCAATCCCGTGGCCAAGATGCCGCTGGTCGAGATCGTGCACGACCCCGGCACCAGCCAGGAGAGGGTCAATGACGGCTCCAGCTTCGCCACCCAGATCGGCAAGTACGCCCTGCCGGTGGCCTCCACTCCAGGGTTTCTGGTCAATCGAGTGCTTGCGCCCTACATGCGCAATGCCATGAAAATGCACCGCGAAGGGGTGCCGAAGGAAGCGCTGGACAAGGCCGCCGAGCAGTTCGGCATGCCCATGGGGCCGGTTGAGCTCGCCGATACCGTGGGCCTGGATGTCGGCCTGGGGGTCATCAAGACCCTGATGGGTGAGTCGGCCGGAGAGGATCAAAAGGTACTCGAAGAAATGGTCGAGGCCGGAAAGCTGGGCAAGAAGTCCGGCGAAGGTTTCTATCAGTGGAAGAAAGGCAAGCCCGAACGTGACTCGGCAGCGGCCCAGGGGCACGATCTCGACAAGCTGGCAGAACAGCTGATGCAACCCTATTTCGACGAGTGCCGCGCCTGTCTTGACGACCAGGTGGTCGAATCGGCCGAACTCCTGGATGCCGGCATGATCTTCGGTACCGGGTTCGCCCCCTTCCGCGGCGGACCCATGCACTATCTCGAATCCCGCGCTGCCGGGAGCAGCGAGCAATCCAACAAGGAGCCATCCTGA
- a CDS encoding Maf family protein, with translation MPERTANPPPEPTRSKLILASGSPYRRQLLERLGLPFSVLAPDIDEAAETAASSAELAQRLALLKARAVSRIKPDAIVIGSDQVADCEGRQLGKPGTPERAAAQLRDCSGREVVFHTSVAVIQGVREAVRNIPTRVRVKNLSAEQIKSYVERDRPLDCAGAMKSESLGIALAESIDNQDPTALIGLPLIALVELLEEFGIGILDGPARP, from the coding sequence ATGCCAGAGCGCACTGCCAACCCACCTCCCGAACCGACCCGATCGAAGCTGATACTGGCTTCCGGGTCACCCTACCGCCGCCAACTGCTCGAACGACTGGGCCTGCCCTTCAGCGTGCTTGCACCCGATATCGACGAGGCGGCCGAAACCGCCGCATCCAGTGCTGAATTGGCCCAGCGTCTGGCCTTGCTCAAGGCTCGCGCCGTCAGCCGCATCAAGCCCGACGCTATCGTCATCGGCTCGGACCAGGTCGCCGACTGCGAGGGCCGGCAACTCGGCAAGCCCGGAACGCCCGAGCGTGCCGCAGCCCAGCTGCGCGACTGCAGCGGTCGGGAAGTTGTATTTCATACCTCGGTGGCCGTGATTCAGGGCGTCCGGGAGGCAGTTCGGAACATACCGACGCGGGTCCGGGTCAAGAACCTGTCGGCAGAGCAGATCAAAAGCTATGTCGAGCGCGATCGTCCGCTGGACTGTGCCGGTGCCATGAAGAGCGAATCGCTGGGTATCGCGCTGGCCGAATCGATCGACAACCAGGACCCAACGGCATTGATCGGCCTCCCTCTGATTGCCCTGGTTGAACTGCTCGAGGAATTCGGCATCGGAATTCTGGATGGCCCGGCACGTCCATGA
- a CDS encoding YceD family protein yields the protein MSRDFPDWVQADKAAAARREFSGTVPLKRFQRLAGMIADPGEAEVAFELSFGHDEQRQVRVEVRVTGEVPLVCQRTLRTFAHALDSQSVVGIVGTDREAESLPEDYEPLLISEGRVELAALIEEELMLGLPLVPVDPASSRIGQDDEAAADTHRPFAGLAKLKKHRDQD from the coding sequence ATGTCGCGAGATTTCCCCGACTGGGTTCAGGCAGACAAGGCAGCGGCCGCCCGACGCGAGTTTTCCGGCACAGTGCCGCTGAAACGATTTCAGCGACTGGCCGGCATGATAGCTGATCCGGGCGAAGCCGAAGTGGCTTTCGAGCTGTCCTTTGGCCATGACGAACAGCGTCAGGTGCGGGTGGAAGTGCGGGTCACCGGTGAGGTGCCCCTGGTCTGCCAGCGTACGTTGCGGACGTTTGCCCATGCCCTCGACAGTCAGTCGGTGGTGGGCATTGTCGGCACTGATCGCGAAGCCGAGTCATTGCCGGAAGACTACGAACCGTTGCTGATCAGTGAAGGACGCGTTGAGCTGGCAGCGCTGATCGAAGAAGAGTTGATGCTCGGGCTGCCACTGGTGCCGGTTGATCCAGCCTCCAGTCGCATCGGCCAGGATGACGAGGCAGCAGCTGATACGCACCGGCCGTTTGCCGGTTTGGCGAAGCTGAAGAAGCATCGTGACCAGGATTGA
- the rpmF gene encoding 50S ribosomal protein L32, whose protein sequence is MAVQKNRKTPSKRGMRRSHDSLRNPTLSEDPTTGEIHRRHHVSAEGFYRGRQVVEVAPEIDDEELEEAQD, encoded by the coding sequence ATGGCTGTTCAAAAGAATCGCAAGACCCCTTCAAAGCGCGGCATGCGGCGTTCGCATGACAGTCTGCGCAACCCGACCCTGTCGGAAGACCCCACGACCGGCGAGATCCACCGCCGTCATCACGTGTCTGCCGAAGGCTTTTATCGTGGTCGTCAGGTCGTCGAGGTGGCGCCGGAAATCGACGACGAAGAGCTTGAGGAAGCCCAGGACTGA
- the plsX gene encoding phosphate acyltransferase PlsX: MSENRETCIAVDAMSGDGACRVTVPGALRALRADPRLRLVLVGEPDAITNTLGAAGRDLRDRIEVEPATSTLPMEVGAARALRSGRGSSMQHALELAVSGRARAVVSGGNTGALMALSRQAMGMLPGIERPALMAAIPGVGESVWMLDLGANVGVDAQRLLEFARLGGIAVRVLSGREPRVGLLNIGHEPSKGPDVLREAARLMEAEHDVNYCGFVEADGVFSGVVDLLVCDGFAGNVLLKSAEGMARLMFARMRQSLGRGPAGWLAARHLKALHDRLDPAVHNGAPLLGVQGTVIKSHGSACERGFEAAIALAALEARRDLVSRLEQQLWASY; the protein is encoded by the coding sequence ATGTCTGAAAACCGGGAGACCTGCATTGCCGTCGACGCCATGAGCGGAGACGGCGCTTGCCGTGTGACTGTTCCCGGGGCGCTGCGCGCCCTGCGCGCCGACCCGCGGCTGCGGCTGGTGCTGGTGGGTGAGCCGGATGCCATCACTAATACGCTCGGGGCCGCGGGTCGCGACTTGAGAGATCGTATAGAGGTGGAACCGGCCACATCGACGCTGCCCATGGAGGTGGGAGCGGCCAGGGCGCTGCGCAGTGGTCGGGGAAGCAGCATGCAGCATGCACTGGAGCTGGCCGTGTCCGGGCGTGCCCGGGCCGTGGTCAGCGGTGGCAACACCGGTGCCCTGATGGCGCTTTCCCGTCAAGCCATGGGTATGCTGCCGGGTATCGAGCGTCCCGCCCTGATGGCTGCCATTCCCGGTGTCGGGGAATCGGTTTGGATGCTGGATCTTGGCGCCAATGTCGGTGTCGATGCCCAGCGACTGCTCGAGTTTGCCCGGCTGGGCGGAATCGCGGTTCGCGTACTAAGCGGGCGGGAGCCGCGTGTCGGTCTGCTCAATATCGGCCATGAGCCCTCCAAGGGCCCTGACGTGCTGCGCGAAGCGGCTCGCCTCATGGAGGCCGAACACGACGTCAATTACTGCGGCTTCGTGGAAGCCGACGGCGTATTCAGTGGCGTGGTGGATCTGCTGGTATGTGACGGATTCGCCGGCAACGTCCTGCTGAAGTCGGCCGAGGGCATGGCACGTCTGATGTTTGCCCGGATGCGTCAATCACTGGGCAGGGGGCCGGCGGGCTGGCTGGCGGCCCGGCATCTCAAGGCGCTGCATGACAGGCTTGATCCTGCCGTGCATAATGGAGCCCCGCTGCTGGGTGTGCAGGGCACGGTGATCAAGAGTCACGGCAGTGCCTGCGAGCGTGGTTTTGAAGCAGCCATCGCCCTGGCGGCCCTGGAGGCGCGGCGTGATCTTGTCTCCCGGCTGGAGCAGCAGCTCTGGGCGAGCTATTAG